Proteins found in one Pieris napi chromosome 6, ilPieNapi1.2, whole genome shotgun sequence genomic segment:
- the LOC125050165 gene encoding importin-11, with protein MEPDIFALVLDTLNRATSQNTDILKPAEKKLEEWEIEPGFYSVLLNVLSNHSVDVHVRWLAVMCFKNGVDRYWRRNAPHAISDEERIKLRQGLLNSNILNEPVAQIATQEAVLIAKIARFDCPENWPNLIPDLIGALKAPQSLVQHRSLLIFHHVVKALASKRLLLSKKKFQELTSTVYGFILNLWHENTEMFLRHIQEGAATEVITEHLEKALLCLRVLRKLTVFGFKKAHDSQDAIAFLNVVFDRAKTSLECRKLLKGRGIYLLELCEKFIIHLTKVALGVLSFHPFSYVQLIRPSLEFALYYCFTEQGMSLAYERFTIQCLNIVKGILQCLEFKLPKGDQATAAITLHAHQIKSEVLNENTVCHMCRHLVTHYFLLSSDDLALWDAEPESFATDEAGESWKYSLRPCTEAVFMELFHEYRSILAPELVRLLASSQETAVSSEDLPNILKKDAIYNAVGLAAFDLYDDVDFDEWFTNVLSRELKIQDNNYRIIRRRVCQLIGQWCGVRASQSLRPAMYEALLEPLTRSDEDPAVKLAAAEALRSTIDDFNFQVEQFAPYAPHALAALYDLLVESEECDTKMHVLHVISYVMERCGAMVSRERGVVALFAYLPQLWQHAASHHMLKAAALAAVVHLVKAVGECADSIRPWILCVVNESTRLNEPAHVYLLEDALELWLAVLEATETPDPQLLELAKNLYPIIETSSEYLRIVVYIMQAYALLCPEEFFSCEGGKCMALLDDMLSDMRTEGVIAALKMAEICVSVVYPERNPYLGVEVIWPILKRVVYCLVEKDDLQMVFSVELCLLSRVILLSTDLFYKAVQEAAKSLPEYESDPVKVLNKLLHVWTEKMNCIMKVERWKVVGLGLAALLTTQNATVLQLFPAILLNLAEVLNDVMKMEDGGTYVDGLLAPPGSRPASPLEGRGGAARWEGGEEAAVSSVRTPHEIRRRRLAAAHPAHALDLRAVIHHQLQTLKNQVGPEAYDRLLQSTHKDVLKQLREYIPL; from the exons AATGTGCTATCAAACCATTCAGTAGATGTACATGTTCGTTGGTTAGCTGTTATGTGTTTTAAGAATGGTGTAGACAGATATTGGCGTCGCAATGCACCACATGCTATATCAGACGAAGAAAGAATTAAGTTACGACAGGGGCTCCTTAACTCAAATATTTTGAATGAGCCTGTAGCCCAAATAGCAACTCAAGAAGCAGTGCTTATAGCCAAAATTGCAAg GTTTGACTGCCCAGAAAATTGGCCAAATTTAATACCGGATTTGATTGGGGCACTGAAGGCACCACAGTCCTTAGTACAACACAGGTCATTGTTGATATTCCACCATGTTGTTAAGGCCCTAGCTTCTAAGCGACTTCTTCTTAGTAAGAAGAAATTTCAG gaGCTTACAAGCACAGTCTatggttttatattaaatctatGGCATGagaatacagaaatgtttctTCGGCACATACAAGAAGGGGCGGCCACAGAGGTGATAACAGAACATTTAGAGAAGGCATTATTATGTTTGCGAGTGCTAAGAAAACTCACAGTATTTGGATTTAAAAAAGCACATGACAGCCAAGATGCTATTGCCTTTTTGAATGTTGTATTCGATAGAGCTAAGACCAGTTTAGAGTGTA GGAAACTTCTTAAAGGAAGAGGTATTTATCTCTTGGAATTATGTGAAAAGTTTATAATACACTTGACGAAAGTCGCCCTGGGCGTGCTATCCTTCCACCCGTTCTCCTATGTGCAACTTATCCGACCCTCGTTAGAATTTGCCCTCTACTACTGCTTTACTGAGCAGGGCATGTCGCTCGCGTATGAGAGATTCACAATACAATGTTTGAATATTGTTAAGGGAATACTTCAGTGTTTGGAGTTCAAGCTTCCGAAGGGGGATCAAGCGACGGCTGCTA TAACACTTCACGCCCACCAAATAAAATCAGAAGTCCTAAACGAGAACACTGTATGTCATATGTGTAGACACCTGGTTACTCATTACTTCCTACTTAGTTCTGATGACCTGGCACTTTGGGATGCGGAACCTGAAAGCTTCGCCACCGATGAGGCAGGAGAGTCTTGGAAATACAGTTTGAGG CCATGTACTGAAGCAGTATTCATGGAACTATTCCATGAGTATCGTTCGATACTAGCCCCAGAACTTGTGAGATTGCTGGCGTCATCACAGGAAACCGCTGTCTCCTCGGAAGACTTACCCAACATATTGAAGAAAGATGCCATATACAATGCTGTTGGGCTTGCTGCTTTTGATTTGTATGATGAT GTTGACTTTGACGAATGGTTCACCAATGTTCTAAGCCGGGAACTGAAAATTcaagataataattataggaTAATTAGAAGAAGAGTGTGTCAATTGATCg GTCAATGGTGCGGAGTACGCGCATCGCAGTCTTTGCGACCAGCAATGTACGAAGCGCTACTGGAACCCCTCACACGGTCAGATGAAGACCCGGCGGTTAAGTTAGCTGCCGCAGAGGCACTTCGGAGTACGATTGATGATTTCAACTTCCAAGTGGAACAGTTCGCGCCATACGCTCCTCATGCACTAGCTGCGCTTTATGATCTCCtg GTGGAGTCCGAAGAGTGCGACACAAAAATGCACGTTCTACACGTGATATCGTACGTGATGGAGCGTTGCGGGGCGATGGTCAGTCGCGAACGGGGCGTTGTAGCGCTATTTGCGTATTTGCCGCAGTTATGGCAACACGCGGCCTCACATCATATGCTTAAAGCTGCTGCTTTGGCTGCTGTTGTGCATCTTGTGAAG GCGGTAGGAGAGTGCGCAGATAGCATTCGGCCGTGGATCCTATGCGTTGTGAACGAATCCACGCGGCTCAACGAGCCGGCACACGTTTATTTGTTGGAAGATGCTCTGGAGTTATGGCTAGCTGTGTTGGAAGCCACCGAAACTCCGGATCCACAGTTATTGGAGTTAGCGAAGAATCTCTATCCTATAATCG aAACGTCATCGGAATACCTTCGTATAGTTGTGTACATAATGCAAGCATATGCATTACTATGTCCGGAGGAATTTTTCTCATGCGAAGGAGGGAAATGTATGGCCTTATTGGACGATATGTTGAGCGATATGCGGACGGAGGGCGTGATCGCTGCTCTCAAAATGGCGGAGATATGCGTCAGTGTGGTTTACCCGGAAAGGAATCCGTATTTGGGCGTGGAAGTTATCTGGCCTATTTTGAAAAGAGTTGTGTA CTGTTTAGTAGAGAAAGACGATCTTCAAATGGTGTTTTCCGTCGAACTGTGTCTTCTGTCGCGCGTGATACTGCTGTCGACAGATCTCTTCTACAAAGCAGTGCAAGAAGCCGCTAAAAGTCTTCCCGAATACGAGTCGGATCCTGTTAAAGTGTTGAATAAATTACTCCATGTTTGGACTGAAAAAATGAATTGTATCATGAAAGTTGAGAGGTGGAAAGTTGTTG GTTTAGGTTTAGCTGCCTTATTGACAACACAGAACGCCACAGTATTGCAACTATTTCCTGCAATTCTTCTCAATTTGGCTGAAGTCTTAAATGATGTTATGAAAATGGAAGATGGCGGGACTTACGTCGA tgGTCTGCTCGCACCGCCTGGTTCCCGACCTGCGTCACCCCTAGAAGGGCGCGGGGGTGCGGCACGGTGGGAAGGAGGGGAGGAAGCGGCAGTGAGTAGTGTGCGCACGCCACACGAGATTCGGAGGCGCAGGCTCGCAGCCGCGCATCCCGCGCATGCGCTGGACTTACGCGCAGTCATACACCATCAG cTTCAAACACTGAAAAACCAAGTTGGTCCAGAAGCATATGACCGTCTTCTGCAATCTACGCACAAGGACGTACTGAAACAGCTTCGAGAGTACATACCACTATAA